Proteins from a single region of Paenibacillus sp. BIHB 4019:
- a CDS encoding histidine kinase has product MTLKRKVFLQALMLLLLCDVLSSGISFVVSKQLITDQIIASKKSELLAIDDRIRDTYSVVREKLELLADDYDLRAKITPIAGKPTTSYERSEQIDRVLDRLSVELYHMRELQSLNVLAGGWLIGKGTTDWAVYDEETADRDKMDTEKTKREALRLIAKSHTRQKLQPEHVIVTRVSNGVYLVGALEFGELISDQQMMIEIRNKEQLPVYRQNAAGDSESDMARSSSYLEIQYSLPHSDFEYSLWMNDKEIEAKFRKPLFHIILFSLFIFVIFGAILYWSTDRLLRPISAFSSLLTHIEHVSQTDEIDRFILQYQRRSGMRTRLYVYFSLGIIPLFIVILANFVIFRDVVLTEARTKDYGTVREIRSNIEYKMESYSIFLKKLSLDPAIQQEMITLTASAAPFGDNKDMSDLLLNKGILAHHIRYIRFYDEDYRLIYTSDNEERLASSNDAWQQALMNKFATYFWDADNEGADEVRRLVLYSKVKFLPQPGRETRAFKQIGYIEMAMQPFFDEKIQLSAERSNRILYLFDRSANLIYSSSPHEFETERSVRDWLASTGLRDGGAEFETHSANGMMIADSAVRASDWRFVYVMPSKGEASSNVRILTSSLIVVGMLLLFALTFSELLIKQILRPMAKLIRSMDGFETQKLNHLALYLGDNEFAHMARNFKKMLNRLHSMSEDIKEKELERFELEKRKKEAQLTALQSQMNPHFLYNIFTSIHLLVKTKQNDKASEMIQATGKLLRFGLYRGNQIIRVAEELEHVGAYIRLQEIRYNSRVKVVQQYEEGIENYKMPKFLLQPVVENAFEHASSQDKPLLLIVRLRTDGKDRLLISVEDDGVGISGNKLSSIQMRLAYLTPSDHIGLLNVHERIQLFYGANYGLGIESEYGSGTTVTLTLPLVKEA; this is encoded by the coding sequence ATGACTTTGAAGCGAAAAGTTTTTTTACAAGCTCTTATGCTGCTGCTGCTTTGCGATGTATTATCGTCGGGGATCAGCTTCGTCGTGTCCAAACAACTGATTACCGATCAAATCATCGCATCCAAAAAAAGCGAGCTGCTGGCAATCGACGATCGGATTCGAGACACGTATTCGGTGGTGCGCGAGAAGCTGGAGCTGCTGGCAGACGATTACGATCTACGCGCCAAGATAACACCGATTGCGGGAAAGCCAACCACGTCTTACGAGAGAAGCGAGCAGATTGATCGCGTCCTCGATCGCTTGAGCGTGGAATTGTACCATATGAGAGAGCTTCAGAGCCTGAACGTCTTGGCGGGCGGTTGGCTGATCGGCAAGGGAACGACGGACTGGGCCGTCTACGACGAAGAGACGGCTGACCGAGACAAGATGGACACCGAGAAGACGAAGCGGGAGGCGCTTCGTTTGATAGCCAAGTCTCATACGAGGCAGAAGCTCCAGCCCGAGCACGTCATTGTGACGCGCGTCTCGAACGGCGTATATCTGGTCGGAGCGCTTGAGTTCGGAGAACTAATCTCAGATCAGCAGATGATGATCGAAATCCGGAATAAGGAACAACTCCCTGTCTACAGGCAAAACGCCGCGGGCGACAGCGAATCCGATATGGCGCGGAGCTCCTCTTATCTGGAAATACAGTACTCCTTGCCGCATAGCGACTTCGAATATTCGTTATGGATGAACGACAAGGAAATCGAGGCGAAATTTCGCAAACCCTTGTTCCATATCATTTTATTCAGCCTGTTCATTTTCGTTATCTTCGGCGCTATTTTGTATTGGAGCACCGACAGGCTGCTTCGCCCCATCAGCGCGTTCAGCAGCCTGTTGACGCATATTGAACATGTATCCCAGACAGACGAGATCGATCGGTTCATCTTGCAATACCAGCGCAGGTCGGGAATGCGAACACGGCTTTACGTCTATTTCTCGCTAGGCATCATACCGCTTTTCATCGTCATTTTGGCAAATTTCGTTATATTCAGAGACGTCGTCCTGACAGAAGCCCGGACGAAGGACTACGGCACGGTTCGGGAAATTCGGAGCAATATCGAATACAAGATGGAAAGCTACAGCATCTTCCTGAAAAAACTGTCCCTTGATCCTGCTATCCAGCAGGAAATGATCACATTGACAGCAAGCGCCGCGCCGTTCGGGGACAATAAGGACATGTCCGATTTGCTTTTGAACAAAGGCATCTTGGCCCATCATATCCGCTACATCCGATTCTACGACGAGGACTATCGGTTAATCTATACGAGCGATAACGAGGAACGTCTTGCCTCAAGCAATGACGCTTGGCAGCAAGCGCTCATGAACAAATTCGCCACCTACTTCTGGGACGCAGATAATGAAGGCGCTGACGAAGTGCGCAGGCTCGTCTTATACAGCAAAGTGAAATTTTTGCCGCAGCCGGGACGCGAGACGCGCGCCTTCAAGCAAATCGGCTATATCGAGATGGCGATGCAGCCTTTCTTCGACGAGAAGATCCAGTTGTCCGCCGAACGATCGAATCGCATTTTGTACTTGTTCGATCGCTCTGCCAATCTGATCTACTCGTCGAGCCCACACGAATTCGAGACGGAGCGAAGTGTTCGCGATTGGCTGGCGAGCACGGGCTTGAGGGACGGAGGGGCGGAGTTCGAGACACACTCGGCTAACGGCATGATGATCGCCGATAGCGCAGTACGCGCTTCGGATTGGCGTTTCGTCTACGTCATGCCTTCGAAAGGAGAGGCTTCCTCAAACGTTCGCATTCTGACTAGCAGCCTGATCGTTGTCGGAATGCTGCTGCTGTTCGCATTGACTTTTTCAGAACTGCTAATCAAGCAAATCTTAAGGCCGATGGCAAAGCTGATCCGGTCTATGGACGGCTTTGAGACGCAAAAGCTGAATCACCTTGCGCTGTATTTGGGCGACAATGAATTCGCTCATATGGCGCGCAACTTCAAAAAGATGCTGAATCGGCTCCACTCCATGAGCGAGGACATCAAGGAGAAGGAGTTGGAGCGTTTCGAGCTTGAGAAGCGGAAAAAAGAAGCCCAGCTGACCGCGCTCCAATCACAAATGAACCCGCATTTTTTGTATAACATCTTTACGTCCATCCACTTGCTCGTCAAAACCAAGCAAAATGACAAGGCGTCGGAAATGATTCAAGCGACCGGCAAACTGCTGCGCTTCGGTTTATACCGCGGCAATCAAATCATTCGTGTGGCAGAGGAATTGGAACATGTCGGTGCCTATATCCGGCTTCAGGAAATTCGCTACAATTCCCGAGTCAAGGTTGTGCAGCAGTATGAGGAAGGGATCGAGAACTACAAAATGCCGAAGTTTCTGCTCCAGCCTGTTGTCGAGAATGCGTTCGAACACGCCTCCAGCCAGGATAAACCGTTATTGCTTATCGTTCGTCTGAGGACCGATGGCAAAGATCGGCTCCTGATCTCCGTAGAAGACGATGGAGTAGGCATTTCAGGCAACAAGCTTTCGTCCATTCAAATGAGGCTCGCTTATTTGACACCTTCCGATCATATCGGCCTGTTGAACGTTCATGAGCGCATTCAATTGTTTTACGGCGCGAATTACGGATTGGGCATCGAAAGCGAGTACGGAAGCGGAACGACTGTAACGCTGACACTTC